The Rhipicephalus sanguineus isolate Rsan-2018 chromosome 7, BIME_Rsan_1.4, whole genome shotgun sequence genome includes a window with the following:
- the LOC119398888 gene encoding uncharacterized protein LOC119398888 produces the protein MSSTERLRKNPDTEAREVNRQVAVLKTAELRQLDKDILDLTEDEAIEGEVEGANDYHEKILYAIADAQFFLSQRQQATGLSGLSRSEPNDERVAATQSNIGSAGAPPGPVSTPRYRSVALPTLQVPTYAGDLRQWQEFWDHYSATIHENTELPPIEKFKYLLTYLTGAAKRAIEGIRLADNNYEIAVTTLKERFGRQELLVSEHIDQLLALSPVRSSKEVEKLRVLHDTVRFRVSALEGLGVPPEQYTVVLHRVLMRCLPEDLAIMYRQKKKEESTHGTNASTESTPPEARTHKATDILAFLKIQVEVREEGKQEAASSYTHNSITVPGDRNSPTRSAHAFQSASALAVTESLQQRTRSCVL, from the exons ATGTCTTCAaccgagcgtcttcggaag AACCCCGACACCGAGGCGCGTGAGGTCAATAGGCAAGTCGCCGTTTTAAAGACTGCTGAGCTCCGCCAGCTAGACAAGGACATTCTCGATCTCACGGAAGACGAGGCTATTGAAGGAGAAGTCGAGGGCGCAAACGACTACCACGAGAAGATTCTGTACGCGATTGCTGATGCGCAGTTCTTCCTGTCACAGCGTCAACAGGCGACCGGTCTCAGCGGCCTGTCTAGGAGTGAACCCAATGACGAGCGGGTAGCAGCCACCCAGAGCAACATCGGATCTGCTGGGGCGCCGCCAGGACCCGTCAGTACGCCACGCTACCGGTCGGTCGCGCTTCCGACGCTTCAGGTCCCGACGTATGCCGGAGATTTACGTCAGTGGCAAGAATTCTGGGACCATTACAGTGCCACGATTCACGAGAACACCGAGTTGCCGCCCATCGAGAAATTTAAGTATTTGCTGACGTACCTGACGGGAGCGGCCAAGCGAGCTATCGAAGGCATCAGGCTGGCTGATAACAACTATGAAATTGCCGTGACAACACTGAAAGAGCGCTTCGGTCGACAGGAATTACTAGTCAGCGAGCACATCGACCAGCTTCTTGCATTGTCGCCCGTGAGGAGTtccaaggaagtggagaagcttcGTGTGCTGCATGACACCGTGCGTTTCCGCGTAAGTGCGCTCGAAGGTCTTGGTGTACCACCTGAGCAGTACACTGTGGTGCTGCATCGGGTGCTAATGAGGTGCTTGCCAGAAGACTTGGCGATAATGTACcgacagaagaagaaggaggagagcacGCACGGTACTAATGCATCAACAGAGTCCACACCCCCTGAAGCGAGAACGCACAAGGCGACCGACATTTTAGCGTTCCTGAAAATCCAGGTTGAAGTGCGTGAGGAAGGGAAGCAAGAAGCGGCGTCATCGTATACGCACAACTCGATCACGGTACCTGGTGACAGAAATTCGCCGACAAGATCTGCCCATGCCTTTCAATCGGCATCTGCGCTTGCTGTGACGGAATCCCTACAGCAGCGAACTCGGTCTTGCGTACTGTGA